One window from the genome of Podospora pseudocomata strain CBS 415.72m chromosome 6, whole genome shotgun sequence encodes:
- a CDS encoding hypothetical protein (EggNog:ENOG50KOG4177; COG:I), producing MYHASTNNVPGLRDLLDSGKASVSDRTSAGWTPLHLSAAAGHVDCCKYLLAHGADVTSAGHVGVTPLHRAAVYGHLDVIKALVENEGDPKARNQHGFNTIFGVLHSPFIRDPAFKAAIITWILQQEQFLSMLTARTIRETRFWGGLLSITQMV from the coding sequence ATGTACCACGCCTCGACGAACAATGTACCAGGCTTACGAGACTTGCTCGACTCTGGAAAGGCGTCTGTCAGTGATCGTACTAGTGCAGGGTGGACGCCGTTGCATCTATCCGCCGCCGCGGGGCATGTTGACTGCTGCAAGTATCTTTTAGCCCATGGTGCAGACGTCACAAGCGCCGGCCACGTCGGAGTCACTCCGCTACACCGCGCAGCCGTCTATGGCCACCTAGATGTTATCAAGGCACTGGTGGAAAACGAGGGCGACCCCAAGGCCAGGAATCAGCACGgcttcaacaccatctttGGGGTGCTGCACTCACCCTTTATCAGAGATCCTGCTTTCAAGGCCGCCATAATTACCTGGATTCTCCAACAAGAACAGTTTTTGTCGATGTTGACGGCCAGGACTATCAGGGAAACTCGATTCTGGGGTGGTTTACTGAGCATCACCCAAATGGTGTGA